Within the Candidatus Zixiibacteriota bacterium genome, the region CGGGGTGAGCTCCGGCTTCAGGGCGAGGACTTTCGCGGCCAGGTTGACGACCTGCGGCGAGGCCTGGGAGGTGCCGGAGAGCTTCATGCGGTCGCCCCCGGGCACGAAACTCTCGACCTCGAAACCGTTAGCGTAGCAGTCGACGTTGCCGAAGGAGGTGAAGCCGGTTTCGTCGCCGGCCTGGTCGACGGCGCCGACGACGATGATGTTGGGGAGGTCGAAAGCGCTGGGGATGACCTCCTCGAATTTCACGTCATTGTCCTCGTTGCCGGCGGCCGTGACATAGAGGATCTCCGGCGTGTTCTGCATCGCGGCATAGAGCCCGCTCCGGCCGATTTCGAAAATCTGCCGGGCCAGTTCCCGGCGCTCCTCAGGCGTCCCGCCGGCGTTGTGCGCTTCGAGCGCCTGCTCGACGCTCGCGAGCGACCCGCCCCAGCTCATGTTGACCACCCGCACGCCGTGCTTCCGGTAGTACGCAATCGCTTCGTCGGCGGCGGCGGAGTCTTTCCGGGCCTGCTCGAGCGTGGGTTTCTCGGGGACGAGGGTATACCCGAAGGTGAGGCGGGAGGGCATGAGGCGGATGTAGGGGTTGCCGGCCATGGCGATTCCCGCCACGTGTGTGCCGTGGCAGTAGTTGCCGTAGAGGGCGATGTTCTGGATGAACGTCTGGGCCTCGGCCTGCTGCAGCCCGCTCAGTTCCTGCTTGAGCTCCGCCGCTTCCTTACTGTCCACGGCCATGCTGATGTCGGTCAGTCCCTTCATCTGCCGCTGCAGGCGCGGGCGCTCCGCCCCCACTTCGCCGATCGGGTACAGCAGATCCGGGGTTTTGTCGGAGTGGAGCGTGTAGGCGATGCCGTGCACATCGTCGACAAACCCGTTCCCGTCATCGTCACTCCCGTTGCCGGGGGTCTCGTCCGCGTTGGTCCACAGCACCTGGGCGATCGCGGGGATCTCGGTGTCGAGCCCGGAGTCCCAGATGGTCACGAGCACCGGCTGTCCCCCCTCGCTCCCGCTGAGCGCGACCTGGCGCTCGGCCCAGATGTCCGGTTTGTCGACCGCGTGCGCAGCCAGGTAAGCGTCGATCACCCCGGCGATGGATTCCCGGTAGGGGATGATCGTCCGAAGCATGGTGGCGGTTTTCAGCAGCGAGAGCGCGACGTCCTTGCTGATGACGCCGCCGGTCGAGTCGACCAGCGGCTGATATTTCGATTCCGCCAGTCCGAGGACGAGGTTCTCGGACATCATTTCGGCCATCCCCTTGGTCGACCGGAGCTGGGCCTCGACGACATCGTAGGGCAGAGCGTTGACGAGCGCGGCGTAGGCGGTCCGATAGGCCTCTGGGCGCTGAGCCTCCGGCGCCGCCATAGCCGCCGCGTAAGCCCGGCCGGTCAGACCGGTCGTCAGCTTCTGCGCCTCCTTGTCCTCCAGGTCGCGAACGGCGGCGATATGGGTCTCGTAGGCTGCGAAATCCGCCTCCAGGAGCGCGATCGCGCCGAGGTCGGAGTGGTAGTTCTTGATGGTCGTGGCATCGGGGATCTCGTAGCGCTCGAGGTCGGCCAGCAGATCCGCTTTCACGGCCGCCGCGAGCGCGGCGAGCGCCTCCGGATTAACCGGGACCTCAGCGGCCTTGACCGCGATTCGGTAGGTGTGGCGGGGGAGGTCATCGAGCTTCTCGATCTTGATCTTGTCGGCCGCGCGGCCGGTCAAGGCCAGGCCGCCAAGCAGAATCGCGAGAGCGGCGAGGGAGAAGAGCAGTGAACGTCGCATGCGGGCTCCTTATGTCAGACGTGTCGCACCATGTTATTGCTGCGTTTGTACGTTTCGGGGCGGGGTTTGGTTGCGGGCGGCCGGGAAACAAGACGGCCCGCCGGGGAAACCGACGGGCCGCGATTTTACTGTGCACCCACCGTTGAGCCGCCCCCGGACAACCCTCGAGGCAGTTGGCTCCAACCGGGCGCTCCCGCAACACACGGAACGGACTACTTACGGCTGCTACCTTCCGGTCCTGACCGGGTTCATAGGTTTCCGTTGTACGGGACCCAGCCTTCAACACCACTTACCCGTTGGCGAAGTCCGGCGACCGCACCCGCGGGTGGGAATTCGGCCCCGGTATAGCGGGTTCCGGGTACAGGGCACCGCTAACTCCCCGCCTAGCACAGGCTCGTCGCACGAGCGAACAGCCGGTGACAACAATGGCCTCCTTGCGGGAGGCCGGTCCACTGCTGTCGCGCACGCGCTATTTTTAAGTGGAGCAGATCGGGATCGAACCGACGACCTCAACGTTGCGAACGTTGCGCTCTCCCAACTGAGCTACTGCCCCAGGGATCTTCACATCACGGCCCATACTATAATCGTCCCGGAAGGATTTGCCAAGCGATTTTTTCCGGCCCCGTCTCTCCCCCTCTCCTAGTAGAGGAGTCCTGCCCGGAGAAAGAGGGAGGGTGCGATTTTCACGTCCACGGCACTGTTGCCCCCGCTCGGCGCGGCCATGAAACCGAGCTCGAGCACGACCGCCCACTTCCCCCGCGGGAGGAGCACCAGTTCGCTGAACGCCTTGAGAGTGAGGTACGTAGTGGGGCGCATGAAGCCGATGTCGGCCAGGTAGCCGAGCCCGACCGCGGCCCCCGGCCGCCAAGCCAGCCGCTGATGGTGCTTGTAAAAGGCGAGCTTGAACCCGGCCGCCACATCGATAAACCGCTCGCTGAGGGGGTGGAACCGCAAGTCGTAGATGTCGACGGAGAATAGGAGAAGAAAAGCGCGGGTCAGGGGGACATCGAAAAACACCTGTCCGCTGGGAGCAGCCTTGGGATCAAGCTCCTTGCCCGCCACGGCCACCGAATCCCAGGGCGTGGGTCGCCCGGTGAGAGTCAGGGCGCCGGTGTTGATCAGCCCCAGCTTCAGGCCCACCCCGCCGTGGGCGATGACTTTCGGCACTCCGTCGGCCCGCGTCGGCGCCGCCGAAGCGGAGGCCGGGAGCAAGAGCAGGCCGAGAACGAGGGCGCGTCGAAGTTGTTGCCGCACAAGGGGGGCCTTTCGATAGAGGATTTTCTCGCCACATAGACAGGAATTACCTGCTGTTTGTCAATACGAATAGCGGCGCCCTTCGGACGCGGAAAAATTGTGATTGGGAATGAGGCAGATATTGCATATACTGGAGAGTTATGACGTATCAGGTTCTGGCCCGGAAGTATCGCCCGCCGACGTTTGAAGGCGTTGTGGCACAGGCACATGTGACCCGCACGCTGCAGAACGCTGTGCGCAACGGGCGGGTGGGATCGGGTTATCTGTTCTGCGGCCCGCGCGGCACCGGGAAGACCACCACTGCCCGGATCCTGGCCAAAGCGCTCAATTGTGTCAACGGCCCGACCCCCGAACCGTGCGGGGTCTGCCCCGCCTGCCGCGACATTACCGGCGGCAACTCGCTGGATGTGCTGGAGATCGACGCCGCCTCCAACACGGGGGTCGACGATGTCCGGGCTCTGCGCGAGCGGATTAACCTGACCCCCGCCGGCGGCAAAAAGAAAATCTACATCATCGATGAAGTCCACCGGCTCTCGGGGGCGGCCTTCGACGCGCTTCTGAAGACGCTCGAGGAACCGCCGGAGCACGTGGTGTTCATTTTCGCCACCACCGAGCCGACGAAAGTTCCGGAGACGATCCTCTCCCGGACGCAGCGGTTTGATTTCAAGCGGGTGTCCGCGCTTGACCTGGCCCAGCATCTCCAGCATATCGCCGAGCAGGAGGGCATGGCGATCAGCGAGAGCGCGGTGGCGCTCCTGGCGCGGCGGGGGGACGGTTCGGTGCGCGACGCCCTCTCGCTTCTCGACCAGGTGGCGGCTTTCGCCGGGGAAACGATCGGGGAAACCGACGTGGTCGAGGCGCTCGGCCTGGTTGACCGGCAGACGCTCTTCGATTTTACGGGCGCGGTGGCGGCGCAGGACGCGCCGGCGGCGCTCCGGCTGGCCAACGGCATCATCGAGGCCGGCATCGACGTCGAGGATTTCTTCGCCGAGGCGCTCGATCACCTCCGCATCCTCATGATCCTCCTGACCGACCGCGAGTCGGGCGACCTGCTCAATCTCTCGGCCGAGGAGCGGGAGGCCTATCTCCGGCAGGCCGACTCTTTCCGGGTCGGCGATGTGATCCGGCTGATGAAGATGGTCGGGGACGGGCGGCGGGATCTCAAGGACGGTCTTGACGAGCGGCTCGTGCTGCAGGTGGCGGCGGTGAAGATGGCGGCCATGGAGGCGACGGTGCAGTTCGAAGAAGTGCTCTCTCACCTTCGGCAGAACCCCCCGGCGGCCTCCGGGACGGCCGACCTGTTCGGCAACCCGGCAAAAAAAAAAGACCCTGACCGACCGCCGGAGCCGCGGGGAGGCGTAAGCGCTCCGCCGACGCCGCCCATCGATCCCCAGCGAACGCTCGACCTGGCCGCAGTCCGGGCCGGGTGGGAGGGCTTCCTGGCCGAACTCCGGCAGCGCAAAGCCATGCTCTCGTCGCAGTTGGCCATGGCGACGCTGGTCGAGGTCAAGGACAACGAGCTGGCCGTGGTGTTCGGCGCCGGTGGAACCATGCCCTTGCAGATCGTGACGCGGACCGAGAACCTTCACGTGATCACGACCGCGCTGCGAGAACACTACCGCGCGCCGCTGCGTATAAAGTTCAGTCTCGACCCGCGGCGCCAGGGCCCGGGACCCACGGAAGAGAAGCGCGGACTCGACCGCGCGCAGATAGAGAAACTGATCGCCGACTCACCCCGCATCCGCAGGCTCCTCGACCTCGTCGAAGGGGAAGTTATCGGCGTGCGAAAAGTAACCTGAGCGACCCGAAAGGATAGCACCACCATGAGAGGCGGACTGGGCGACATGATGAAGCAGGTTCAGCAAATGCAGGCCAAGATGGCCGCGCTGCAGGAAGAGCTGGAAAACACCGAACTCGAGGCCTCGTCGGGCGGCGGGATGGTCAAGGTTGTCATGAACGGCAAGAACGTGGTCCGCTCGATCACCATCGACCGGGAAGTGGTCGATCCCGAGGACGTGGAGATGCTCCAGGATCTCATCGTGGCGGCGGTCAACCAGGCGCGCGAGAAGGTGCAGGAACTGCAGGCGCAGCAGATGGCGCAGATCACCGGCGGGCTGAATCTCCCGGGCCTCGGCGGCCTGCCCTTCTGAGCGGGACGGAGGCCGGACACCCATGTTCAAATCCGCAGCATCAGTTGAGCGGCTCACCAACCGCCTGGCCCGCCTTCCCGGGATCGGCCGGAAATCCGCGGCCCGCCTCGCCTTCCACCTGCTCAAACTTCCCCGCGAGGAGGCGCTGGAGCTCGCCGACGCCATTCGCGAGGTCAAGGACAAGGTCGGGTTCTGCTCGGTCTGCAACAACATCTCGGAGACCGATCCCTGCCAGATCTGCTCGGATCCGCGGCGGCGCCGCAGCCTCATCTGTGTGGTCGAAGAGACCGCCGATGCCGCCGCGATCGACCGGGTCGAGGGGTTCGACGGGGTCTTCCACATCCTCGGCGGACGGCTCTCGCCTTTGGACGGTATCGGGCCGGACGACCTCAAGATCAAAGAGTTGCTCGCCCGCATCGGGGGCGGGGACACGGAAGTGGTGATCGCCACCAACCCGAATGTCGAGGGGGAGGCGACCGCCATGTACCTCTCCCGCCTGCTGAAGCCGATGGGGGTGCGGGTCACGCGGATCGCGCGGGGGCTGCCGGTCGGCTCGGACCTCGAATATGCCGATGCCGTCACGCTCGCACGGGCGCTCGATGGGCGGCAGGAATTCTGATTGGCCGGCGATGCACCGCACCGGGACACATAGTCAACTGGGACTTCTCGCCGGCCTGACCGTGCTCCTGTTTGTGGCGGGGCGTCTGGCGAGCGGGGCGCTGGGGCCGAACAACTGGTCGTTTACGCACTGGCAGGCGTTGGCGCGTCCCTCGGCCGCCGCCTGGCTCGCGGTCGCGCTGGTGCTCGGCGTGGCTCTGGGCCGGTTCCTGCCGGCGATCGCCGCTTTCCTCCAGCCCCGGCGCAAGGCCGCGGTCGGCGCCACGCTGCTGATCGTACTCATCGTCCTTCTCCGCTGCGATTCATTCGTCGCCGGAGGGGGAAACCTCCGCATTGCCCAGATCGCCCAGACCGCGGACGTGATCCTCCCGTGGTACGAGTACGGCGCCGTGGCCGCGGTCCGGCTGTTCTACCGGTGCGGCGTGATTGCCGGACTTCCGGAGGCGGCGGCCGCCGCCGCAGCCTGGCAGGTGTTCGGTTTCGCCTGCACAATTCTCGCGCTCGCGGCCGCCTGGCGGCTGGCCCGGCTGCTTTCGGACGATCCCACGCGCCGCCTGGGATTGTTCGTCATCGTCTTTTTCGGTCCGCAGACGGCGGTGTATTTCGGCTTCATCGGCCCGGTGCCGGTGATCGCCGCCGCCGCGCTCTGGCTGGCGTATGCGCTGGTCCGGGCGGCGGAAAAGCCCTCCCCCCGCCGACTCGGCCTGGTCTGGGGCGTTTTCGCCCTGAGTGTCGCTATGCACGCGGCGATGGTTTTCGCGCTCCCGGCCGTGGTCGCCGGCACGGTTGGCGGGCTGCGCCGACGGGGGCGGCCGGGCGTCGCGCCGTTTCTCGCCGGAGCGGTCGTGTGGATCGGGCTGCCGGCCGCGCTCTACCTTGTGGCGAATGAGTACCTCCCGCTGAAAGCGTCGCTGCTGCTGGCGGCGGGCAAGCCGCCGCACGGGGATTATTCGCTGTTCTCGCCGCGGCGACTCGGCGACCTGGGCCAGGTGCTGTTCCTGTTGTTTCCGCTGGGTCTGGTCGCCCTGTACGCGCTGATCCGGTGGACGCGCCGGGCGGTGACCGACCTCGCCTGTTCGACCGCGCTCCTCCTGTTCCTGGGGGGACTCAGCGCCGTTTTCGTCATCGACCCGGTGCACAGCATTGTGCTGGATCTTCCCCTGTACGCTCCCTTCCTGGCGCCGGGCGCGGTGTTTCTCGCGGTGAGCCTGCGGGCGACTTCGGGCAGTCCGAGCATCTCTCCATCCGCACTCGGGATGATTGCCGCCGCCTCGCTCATGTTGCCGGCCGGATACCTACCCGTCTACACCCGCCTCGCGACGGTCGAGAGGTACATTACCCCCTACCTGGACCGGCACAGCGCGTACTATCGGACAGCCGCCGTGGCCCTGCGGGACGCGTATTTCTATCGGAAGGATCTGGAGCGCGCGAACTACTGGGACCAGAGCTACCGGCGGAAATCCCCGGACTACCTCAATCTCACCGGCATCGAAGATTTCATTCTGGCCCAGCGCCTTGACATCGCCCTCCCGAGCCTGAATAAACTGATCGCCCGCAACCCGTACTGGGCGGAACCGCGCGCCGTGTACGGGAAAGTGATGACCGAGCAGAGGCGTTTCGATTTGGGCAAGCCGCAGCTCGACACGGCGCTGATGCTCGAGCCGTACAATCCGCGGCGCCACATGAACCTGTACGGCTACTACCGGGACAAGGGGGAGTTTGCCCAGGCGTTGACGGCGGTCACCCGCGCGGCGGAGTTGTTTCCGAACAACGATGAGATCCGCACCGACCTGATGATCATCAGCTACCGCGCCGGGCACGGCGAGCGCGCGCGGGAGCTGGCCGAGCACCTGCTGCGGCTGGACTCGACGCGGGCCTATCCGTACGCCATCATGGGTTTTTTGGCGGAGGAGGCGGGCGACCTGAGCTCGGCCATGGCCAATTTCGAGCGCTTCTGCAGTCTCGCACCCGAGGCTCCGGAAACGCCCCAGATCCGCAAACGCGCCAACGCGATCTATCTCAAGCTTAATCCGGCCGCCCCGTGAACCCCTCCGCAGGGGCATGGCGGCTCCACCCCTGGGTCGGCCGCCGGGCCGTCGAGCGGTACGACGAAACAGCACTTGGACCGAAGCGGTCCGGGTGATAGATTGCCCCGGAGTCTCCCGAGGGTAACCGCATGCAGAAGAGCGAACAACCTGGCCGCTTTCGTTACGCCGGCCTGGGGCGCCGCTTCGCGGCCCTCATGCTCGACTTCGCGTTGGGCAGCCTGGTCTTCTTCCCCGTCACCAAGATCGCGAAGGGGGTCTGGATCCTGAGACCGGAGGAACACGCCTGGCGATACGGGTGGTTGATCACCGATCCCCTGTGCCTAATGTTTCTCGCGGTGATTTTGGCCTACTTCATTCTCTCGGAGGGCCTGCTGGGCGCGACGCTGGGCAAGCGGCTGGTGGCCATTCGCGTTGTCCGGGTGAACGGGGAGCGACCGGGGCTGGGCCGTTCCCTGATCCGCAATGTCCTGCGGGCCGTGGATGCTCTCCCCGCGTTCAACATTCTCGGCATCGTGCTGATTGTTTCCTCGCCGGAAAAAGCGCGTGCGGGCGATCGCGTGGCCGGGACGCGGGTGATCGCTCTGAGGTAATTGGGAGAGGTCGCTCTGCGCTCAGGTGACGCCAGTCCGGCGGTGATCTATCCCCGCGCGCTCAACCGCACGAAACCGTCGAGGGCCGCGACTTTGTACGCCTCCGAGAGCGTCGGGTAGTTGAACACCGTGTCGGTGAAATAATCGATTGTCCCGCCGAAAGTCATGACCGCCTGCCCGATGTGAATGAGTTCGGTCGCCCGTTCGCCGACAATGTGCACGCCGAGCACGCGGCGGGAACGTGGGTCGAAGATGAGCTTGAGCATCCCGTCGTGATCGTTGATGATCTGCCCCCGGGCGAGCTCGTAGTAGCGCGCCATCCCCACTTCGTACTCGGCCCCCTCGGCCGAGAGCGCTTCCTCCGTCTGCCCCACCATCGACACCTCCGGGATGGTGTAGATGCCGAAGGGAAGGAGGGAGTTGATGCACGAGGTGTCGCCGTGGTTGAAGGCGTGGATTGCGGCCAGCCGCCCCTGGTCCATCGAAACCGAGGCGAGCGACGGGAACCCAATGACGTCGCCCACCGCGTAAATGTTCGGCACGCGGGTGCGGTAGAGGCTGTCGACGCGGATCAGCCCGCGGTCGTCGACCTCGATGCCAAGATTCTCCAGGCCGAGATTCTGCGTGTTGCCGACCCGTCCGGCGGTGAACAGGAGGCGGTCGGCCGCGACGCGCCGCCCGCTCTGGGTCACCGTCACCACCTGGCCGTCCCGGCGAAACACCTCCTTCATCCCGTCGCCGAGAACCAGGTTGATGCGGTATTTTCGCATGAGGTAGGCAAGGGCGTCGGCGATCTCGCGGTCGAGGAACGACAGGAGCCGTTCGCGGCTGTCGACAATGGTGACGTTGACGCCGATGTGGCCGAAGATGGAGGCGTACTCGCAGCCGATGACCCCGCCGCCGATGATGGTCAGGGAGCGCGGGAGTTCATCGATGTTGATGATGCTCTCGGCGTCGTAGATGTGCTTGTGGTCGAATTCGATGTTGGGGGCGTGCCACGAGCGGGCGCCCGTGGAGATCACGATCACTTCGCCCCGCAGTTCGATCTGTGCGCCGCGGTCGTTGACGACTTCGACCGTGTGCGCGTCCCTGAGCCGTCCCGTCCCCTGGATGACTTCGATCCGGTGGCGGGCCATGTTCTGCTGGATGATGTCGACTTCCTGCTGGATCACCTGCCCTTTGCGGTACATCAGTTCGGCCACCGAGACGTTGGCGCGGACGCCGCCGACGAGTCCGTAGACGGACCGCTGGCGCAGGCCGGAGATGTAGAGCACGGTTTCGCGGAGGGTCTTGGAGGGGATGGTGCCGGTGTGGATGCAGACGCCCCCCTGGACGGAGCGGCGCTCGACGATGGCAGTGGACCGGCGCATCTTGGCCGCCTCAATGGCGGCTTTTTCGCCGGCCGGGCCGGACCCGATAACGACCAGATCGAATTCGCGCACGATCATTTGATCCTGCCCTCCCCCGCCGCCGGGTTGTCCTCGGCGGGTTCCGCCGCATCGGGACCGTGGACCCGGTCGAGCAATTCTTTCATAGCGCCCGCTTCGGCGCGCGCCTTGTCGAGATTGAGCGCCAGCATACGGGTCGACCCGGCCATTCGCTCGTGCGTCCGGTCGAGGCGCTCGAGCGCCGCCCGGACCCCGCTCACAACAACCGACAGCCGCCGGGTGTTCCCTGCCAGGCCGGCCTCGCGGTAGATCGCGGCCACCGAGGCCAAGAAGGCGTAGAGGTGGCCGGGGGAGCTGGGAATCACCCGTCGCGCCAGGGCGTAGGGCAGCAGGCCGCCCCCCTCGTCGGAGATCAGCCGGGCGTAGACCGCCTCCGAAGGAACGTACATGACCGCAAAATCGGTCGTCTGCTCGTCCGGCCGAATGTACTTGGCGGCGATGGCGTCAATCTGCACTTTGACGGCGCGCTGGAATTCGCGGGCCGCGGCCTCGCCCGCGCTCTCGGCGGAGAGACGGGCAAAGGCGTCCAGCGGGAATTTCGAATCCACGGGGAGGAACCGGTCGCCGAGGCGGATGACGGCGTCCACCCGGCTGCCGTCGCGAAACCCGTGCTGCATGGCATACAGGGCGGGGGGCAGAATCTGGCCGAGCAGGTTTTCCAGGAGGAGTTCGCCCAGGCCGCCGCGGAGCTTGGGCGGCTTGAGCAGATCGGAGAGCGCCTGGATATTGCGCCCGATGTCCTCGAGGTTCTGCGTTTGCCGCTGGAGTTCGCCGAGCCGGTGCTCGATCTCGGCCACCACCGTCAGCCGCCGATCCATGGCCGAGGTTCCTTCGGCGAGCCGCTCGTTGAGTCCGCGCGCCGCGGCGTCGAGACTGGAGCGCAGGGTCGCCAGTCCCTCGAGGTGGGCGCCGACCAGTTCGGCCCGCAGCCGGTCGACCGCCGCCTGCACCGTCTGTGTCTCGGCGGTCTGACGGCGCCGCAGCGATACGGCCAGCCCGACGACGGCGGCCGTCAGCATCGCCGTCAGCACCACCAGGAGGACGAGCGCGGGATCCATGCCGGGTCCGGTCAGTCGGCCAGGAGTTTGTGGTCCTTGGCGGTCGGCGCGAGGCCCTCGGACAGGTCGATCAGGAACCTGACCTGGACTTCCTGCGCCGTCCCACGGTAGGCCGCGGAGGGGGTGATGCCGTAGATGTATTTCCCGACCAGTTGATTGGTGGCGTAATCGTAGAGGCCGGCTTCGTTGGCGTCATAGCGGATTCCCCAGCGGTAGCCGGGAAAGGGCGTCCCGCCCTGGTACTGCTCCTCGAACAGCACCGACTTGACGTCTTTTAACCGCTTGTCGTAGCCGAAGAGGAGATTGCCCCTGGGGCCGTCGGGCCCGTTGGCCGGGAACGAGAGCGAAACCCAGCGCTGGTAGAGGCGCACTTTGACGCCGCCGTCATCGAACCCCCCCTGTTTCCTTTCGACCAGACCGGGGGCGAAGACGGCCCGCTCCGATTCCAGCCGGTCACAGTAGGCCGAGAACTCCATCATCAGGTTGTCCCAGGAACTGACGCCGACCGTCTCGTAGACGACCCGTTTTACCTCCGGCGCGAGCATGGCCGGCATCTCGGTCGACGACCCGGAGAGTTTCAGGTACAGGTCGAAGTAGCGGCTGTAGCCCATGCGGTCCAGCAGGAAGGCGGTGAACAGCCCGGCCACCGGGTAGGCCATGTCGGCCCCGGCCTGTTTCTCGAAACGGTCCATCGACACGAGCGAGTCCACCTGGACCAGCCCGTTCTTGTGCAGGAACGCCCCGAGGTAGACAAGCGACGTGGGGGCTTTCCCCCACCGGCCGCCGAGGTGCACGGCGATCCCCTCGCGCACGATCGGCTGTGTCATGAGCGGGAGCGAGCGGAGCTTGAGGTTGACCAGCAGGTGCACGACCTCATGGTTGTGCGGGAAGGTAGCGCTGATGATGTCGTTGGAGGCCAGGTCGTAGGTGCCTTTGGTCAGGTGCCCGGTGATGGTGAGGACGGTGGAGTCCGACGTGCAGTAGAAGAACTCGATTTTCTTCTCGGCGATCTCGCGCAGCACGGCCGCCCCAAGGCTGAGGGAATCGGCGGCCCGCTCGATGAACCGGTCGGCCTCGTCCAGCAGCACCGGGTGCAGGTAAGCCTCGGCGCCGGGCTGGGTGTGGATACGGAAGTACCTGGTCTCCCTTACCGGCCAGAGCGCCGCCACCCAGTCCTGCGGGTAGGTCAGCCAGAAATAGGTGCTGTCCCAGTAGGCATAGTAGGGGTGTTCCACCTCCTCGCCGTTGACAGTCTTCTTGAATTTCATCCGCACGTACCGGCCGCCGTCGAGCAGGTCCACCTGGGTCACGGCGGGGACGAGGTAGTCCCGCATAACCGGGAGATTGCGTACCACCGGCGAGCCGGCGTCGATTTTCAGGGGAATATCGGTGAAGGTGATATCGAACCGGCCGGACCGCTCGATGGCGGCCTGGGTCCAGAATCCCTCGGCCGAGGCCAGGTTTCCCGAGACGAGCAGGTCGAAATATTCCTCGAGCGTTTCAATCGCGGGCCGGGTCGAGAACGGTTCGGCGGCCGGCGACACCGCGGGCCGGAAGGCGACAAGCAGGGCGGCGAGAACAAACGAACGGCCTTTCATCGATTTTCTCCTGTTCTGGCGCTTGGTGGTACGGTCCCCAATATACATTCTTTGTACCGTCTATGTCCAGCCGGGGGTGCAAAAAAAGCCCCCCGCCGGTCCTTGCGGGGGCGGGGGGCGTAATTGCCGCGGCGGGGTCCGGGCTCAGAACGTGAACCCGACCGAGAACCGGTGGGTGTTGTCCAGCCGCCCGAAGTCCTGCCAGGCGTAGTCGATCACCAGCCGGGTCTCGCTGCCCATGGCCGTCTGGAGGCCGCCGCCGAAGGTCAGCCCCTCCTCCTCGTAGTTGATCTTGTACCCGCCGCGGAGGAAGTACTGATTGCGGAAGCCCCATTCGGCGCCGAGCGCGCCCTGCTGGATGTTGTCGTTCGGGTGCTTCAGTTCCGACGACAGGGTGAGCACCGAGTTCGGGCCCGTCTCGAGGTCGTAGGCCAGCCCGAACCGGAAGACCATGGGCAGATCGTACTGGGTCGTGATGTACGAGGCATCGGTTCCGTCGTCCTCGCGGAAGTCGATGTCGGAGCCCGTGAATTCCATCTCCGGGCCGAGGTTGCTGATGCTCATGCCGAGCCGCAGCGACTTGAACCCGGTGTACAGCTGGGTGCCCATGTCGAAGGCGAACCCGTTGGCGTTCTCGTGGTGGATGCGCTCGCCGACGTACTTGACCGTCGCGCCGAAGGAGAATCGGTTGGTCAGCATCCGCGCGTAGGACAGCCCGACCGCGTACGAGGAGGCGGAGTAGTAGTCGCCGGTCCCCTCGTACTCTTCGAGGGTCGTGATCTCCTGGTCGTCCATGGAGAGGACGGTGGCGCTCACGGCGAAGGTGCCGACGTCCTCGAAGTAGTGGGCGAGGGCGGCGTAGTTGAGATTGACGTCGAGCACCCAGTTCACGTTGGTGAAGCTGACGGCGCTGTTGTCGATCTCGGCGAGGCCGGCCGGGTTCCAGTAGGCGG harbors:
- a CDS encoding S8 family serine peptidase; this encodes MRRSLLFSLAALAILLGGLALTGRAADKIKIEKLDDLPRHTYRIAVKAAEVPVNPEALAALAAAVKADLLADLERYEIPDATTIKNYHSDLGAIALLEADFAAYETHIAAVRDLEDKEAQKLTTGLTGRAYAAAMAAPEAQRPEAYRTAYAALVNALPYDVVEAQLRSTKGMAEMMSENLVLGLAESKYQPLVDSTGGVISKDVALSLLKTATMLRTIIPYRESIAGVIDAYLAAHAVDKPDIWAERQVALSGSEGGQPVLVTIWDSGLDTEIPAIAQVLWTNADETPGNGSDDDGNGFVDDVHGIAYTLHSDKTPDLLYPIGEVGAERPRLQRQMKGLTDISMAVDSKEAAELKQELSGLQQAEAQTFIQNIALYGNYCHGTHVAGIAMAGNPYIRLMPSRLTFGYTLVPEKPTLEQARKDSAAADEAIAYYRKHGVRVVNMSWGGSLASVEQALEAHNAGGTPEERRELARQIFEIGRSGLYAAMQNTPEILYVTAAGNEDNDVKFEEVIPSAFDLPNIIVVGAVDQAGDETGFTSFGNVDCYANGFEVESFVPGGDRMKLSGTSQASPQVVNLAAKVLALKPELTPAQVRELILSGCDEKQVGDRAVKLINPKKTMGLATPR
- the dnaX gene encoding DNA polymerase III subunit gamma/tau; this translates as MTYQVLARKYRPPTFEGVVAQAHVTRTLQNAVRNGRVGSGYLFCGPRGTGKTTTARILAKALNCVNGPTPEPCGVCPACRDITGGNSLDVLEIDAASNTGVDDVRALRERINLTPAGGKKKIYIIDEVHRLSGAAFDALLKTLEEPPEHVVFIFATTEPTKVPETILSRTQRFDFKRVSALDLAQHLQHIAEQEGMAISESAVALLARRGDGSVRDALSLLDQVAAFAGETIGETDVVEALGLVDRQTLFDFTGAVAAQDAPAALRLANGIIEAGIDVEDFFAEALDHLRILMILLTDRESGDLLNLSAEEREAYLRQADSFRVGDVIRLMKMVGDGRRDLKDGLDERLVLQVAAVKMAAMEATVQFEEVLSHLRQNPPAASGTADLFGNPAKKKDPDRPPEPRGGVSAPPTPPIDPQRTLDLAAVRAGWEGFLAELRQRKAMLSSQLAMATLVEVKDNELAVVFGAGGTMPLQIVTRTENLHVITTALREHYRAPLRIKFSLDPRRQGPGPTEEKRGLDRAQIEKLIADSPRIRRLLDLVEGEVIGVRKVT
- a CDS encoding YbaB/EbfC family nucleoid-associated protein, producing the protein MRGGLGDMMKQVQQMQAKMAALQEELENTELEASSGGGMVKVVMNGKNVVRSITIDREVVDPEDVEMLQDLIVAAVNQAREKVQELQAQQMAQITGGLNLPGLGGLPF
- the recR gene encoding recombination protein RecR, with product MFKSAASVERLTNRLARLPGIGRKSAARLAFHLLKLPREEALELADAIREVKDKVGFCSVCNNISETDPCQICSDPRRRRSLICVVEETADAAAIDRVEGFDGVFHILGGRLSPLDGIGPDDLKIKELLARIGGGDTEVVIATNPNVEGEATAMYLSRLLKPMGVRVTRIARGLPVGSDLEYADAVTLARALDGRQEF
- a CDS encoding RDD family protein; translation: MQKSEQPGRFRYAGLGRRFAALMLDFALGSLVFFPVTKIAKGVWILRPEEHAWRYGWLITDPLCLMFLAVILAYFILSEGLLGATLGKRLVAIRVVRVNGERPGLGRSLIRNVLRAVDALPAFNILGIVLIVSSPEKARAGDRVAGTRVIALR
- the sthA gene encoding Si-specific NAD(P)(+) transhydrogenase codes for the protein MREFDLVVIGSGPAGEKAAIEAAKMRRSTAIVERRSVQGGVCIHTGTIPSKTLRETVLYISGLRQRSVYGLVGGVRANVSVAELMYRKGQVIQQEVDIIQQNMARHRIEVIQGTGRLRDAHTVEVVNDRGAQIELRGEVIVISTGARSWHAPNIEFDHKHIYDAESIINIDELPRSLTIIGGGVIGCEYASIFGHIGVNVTIVDSRERLLSFLDREIADALAYLMRKYRINLVLGDGMKEVFRRDGQVVTVTQSGRRVAADRLLFTAGRVGNTQNLGLENLGIEVDDRGLIRVDSLYRTRVPNIYAVGDVIGFPSLASVSMDQGRLAAIHAFNHGDTSCINSLLPFGIYTIPEVSMVGQTEEALSAEGAEYEVGMARYYELARGQIINDHDGMLKLIFDPRSRRVLGVHIVGERATELIHIGQAVMTFGGTIDYFTDTVFNYPTLSEAYKVAALDGFVRLSARG